Part of the Chloroflexota bacterium genome is shown below.
CATCCACATCTTCTTGAAGCGCTGCCTGAGCGATCATCTCTGGAGTCTGGCGCAGTCCGGTATAAATGACCTCCATACCTGCATCGCGCAAAGCTCGGGCTACCACCTTTGCGCCTCGATCATGTCCATCCAACCCCGGCTTTGCGATCAATACGCGGATTTTTCTCTCACCCACTATGAAACCTCCGATAGCAAATGGCTGATGGTTGTCATGTTTCAACCTGTAGCCGATCGCTTCCCCATGCCAGTGGCTCTGGCCAAAAAGCATCCTTGCTACATCGGGGAGCTAGATGATAACCGGCTCGCGGTACTCTCCGAACACCTCGCGTAATACGTCGCAGATTTCCCCCAACGTCCCATAGGCACGAACCGCATCCAGGATATAGGGCATCAAGTTCTCCGTGCCCTTTGCTGCACGGCGCAGAGCTTCCAACCGCTGCTGCAGCAATCTGTTGTCCCGTTCACGACGAACTCGTGCCAGACGTTCCCGTTGACGCCTCTCACCCTCTGGGTCTAGCTTCAGCAGGGGAATAGATAGTGGTTCGTCCATCTGATACTCGTTGACGCCTACTACAATGCGCCTGTGCTCTTCGATCTCGCGTTGGTAGCGGTAGGCGCTGGCAGCTATCTCGCGTTGGAAGAAGCCTTGCTCGATAGCCGGGATTACCCCACCAAGGGCTTCGATCTTGTCAAAGTATTCATAGGCCTCTCGTTCAAGCCGGTTTGTCCAGGATTCAACCAGATAGCTGCCGGCGAGTGGATCCACCGAGTTGGCCACACCGCTCTCGTGCGCAATGATTTGCTGCGTGCGCAGGGCAATCCGTACGGCCACCTCAGATGGCAGGGCCAGCGCCTCGTCCATAGAATTGGTATGCAGGCTCTGTGTTCCGCCCAAAACAGCCGCAAGCGCCTGGATCGTGGTACGCACGATGTTGTTTTCCGGTTGCTGCGCCGTAAGGGAACAGCCTGCTGTCTGTGTGTGAAAGCGCAGCCACCAGGAACGCGGGTCTTTGGCTTTGAAACGTTCTCTCATCACACGCGCCCAGATGCGTCGTGCGGCACGGAATTTGGCGATCTCTTCAAAAAAGTCATTATGCGCGTTGAAGAAAAAGGAGAGACGCGGGGCAAAGGTATCCACGTCCAACCCTCGGTCAATGGCAGCTTGCACATAGGCTATACCGTCTGCCAGTGTAAAAGCCAGCTCCTGTGCTGCAGTAGCACCAGCTTCGCGGATATGATAGCCGCTAATGGAAATGGTGTTCCACTTGGGCAGGTATTTGCTGCCAAACTCAAAGGTATCCACGATTAAACGCATAGATGGCTCAGGCGGGAGCAACCATGATTTCTGGGCAATGTACTCTTTGAGGATATCATTCTGAATGGTGCCACCGAGTTTCGCCATGGGAATCCCACGCTTCTCTGCAGCGGCAATATACATGGCCCAGATGACCGCAGCCGGTCCGTTGATGGTCATCGAGGTGGTAATCTCATCCACTGGTATGCCGTCGAACAGGATCTCCATGTCGGCCAGAGATGAGACCGCCACCCCGCATTTGCCAAATTCCCCCTCTGCCAGCGGATGATCGGTGTCATAGCCGTACAAGGTGGGGAAGTCAAAAGCAACCGAGAGACCAGTTTCCCCATGGGCCAACAGGTACTTATAGCGCGCATTGGTCTCCTCAGCGCTGCCAAATCCTGCGAACATGCGCATCGTCCACAAGCGGCCCCGGTACATAGTGGGATGTACACCACGGGTGAACGGATATTGACCTGGGAAGCCCAAGTCACGCTCGTAATCCAGGTCAGCGATATCCAGCGGCGTGTAGAGCCGTTCCACTGGCGCACCGGATGTGGTGATGAACTGCTCATAGCGTTCCGGCCACTTAGCCAACGTGTCGCGCAATGTCGTGCGCTCCCATTCATCCTTTGCCTGGGCAAGTGACGCCATTGTCTCTTGATCTTGCATATATCCCCTCCAGACTACGATGCATAAGGGCAACAAGTGCTCCAGAAGGGAATGTCACTCGTCACCCTACAATCGTATCACCTTACCGCAATATTCACAGCGGATGCTGTCCATGCCGCGCAGCACCTGCACTGTGATCGCAGCACCACAATGCGGACAGGCAGTAGGTGCAGACCTGACCTTTTCCACAGCAGCCTGATCCAAGGCAACCGCTCGATCCTGATCGAACTCCCCTGCCTTTGCCCGTCCAATCAACCCCTGCCATTCATTGCAATCCTGTCCATAAATGTGGAAATGGATCATCCTCGCGGGCGCATCAGGGGCAAAAGCCAATTCGAGGTGATCCTCGTGCCCCAACAACCCCTTCTTGACCGCCTTGGCGCTCTCCACCAGTGCAAGGGGCACCTCGAACAACAACTTTTGAACTTTTTCTTTTGCGGTGGTAATGAAGAGCATCTTTTTAGTGGCAATTTCTTGCTTTTGCTCGAAGAGCATGCGTTGGTCCGTTAGATAGAGGACGCCACTAGGATCCTCCTTGTCCTCTTTTTCCCCTTTAACCCAAGTAGCCTTTACGGCCATGATCCCTGCCTCGGTCGGTAGCAGTTGAAAAGTCGCCTCCGCCAGTTGCTTGAGCATCCAGTCCACTTTCTGCAAGTGTGTGCCAAGTTTTCTGACCTGTCGCTCCAATCCATCGTACATGCCCCGAATCGAACTTTGCACGGCAGAGACTTTGCTCTCCAGAGAGCTGATAGCAGCCTTCAGTTTGGTTACCAGCGGTTGCGCCTCGGATGGGGTTGCTGATGCAGCCACCAGATGTCTGAACTGATCCTCAACGGGGCGCAAAGTCTGCTCTAGCACCATTGCTTGCCGCTCAATCTGAGCAAGCAGCGAAGGCTTCAGCGCAGCCCACTGTTGAGCTAGATCAGAAGCCTTGTTTTCCAAGCCCTTCTCAAAAGGATAGCCACGTGCGCGCAACTCACTAATCTGGTTTGTCAGGTTGGCAACATCCGTTTGCAAGTCCTCAACCGCATCCCGCAGATCGTTCAAGCGTACTTTTGATTGCAGTTGGTTAATTTCCTGCTGGACGGAATCAATGTCCTTCCTCAGTTGCTCAAGAGGTTCTTTGGTTGACAATTTGGGTCCCCTTTCTTAGTTTTTGCCTCTCACCTAGTACTCAATACCTTTCCTGCCCTCAATTCCCAACCGGTAGGGATGCTTCACTTCACGCATTTCTGTCACCAAATCTGCTCGCTTGACGACCTGCGGATGCGCGTTTCGCCCCGTCAACACCAACTCCACGTGAGGCGGCTTGGCATCGAGTAGCGCTAACATTTGTTCTAACGAGATCAAGCCGTAATCCAAAGCTACGTTGATCTCGTCTAGAATCACCACATCATACTGTCCATTGGCAAGAACGTCAAGGCTGTGCTGATATGCCTCCTGGGCCAGGTGGATATCCCGAGGGTCTGGATGCTCTCGATCCACAAAATCGGGCCGGCCAAATTGCACTAGGGTGATGTTAGGTAGAGCAGCCAGACTTACCAATTCACCGTAATGAGGCCAGCCCTTCATGAACTGCACGATATAGATTCGTAATCCATGACCGGCCGCACGCAATGCCAATCCCAATGCAGCCGTCGTCTTGCCCTTGCCATCTCCTGTGTATACCTGTATCAGGCCTCGCTTGAGAGGCATGCTGCCTCCTCAAATAGGATCAAAAGCTCACCTGCCTTCACACTTTGCCCTGGTTTGACCAGCACTTGCTGCACGGTACCTGCTGCCTGCGCACGCAACTCGTTCTCCATTTTCATGGCCTCGAGCACACAAAGAACGTCACCAACCTGGACATCATCCCCCTCTTTCACCAAGACACGCAGGACTCTGCCCGGCATGACGGCAGTTAGTGCGTGGTTGCTTTGCATAGCAGGCTGAGATAACGCCATGGCTGCCGCATCATCCTGAGCCATTAGCTGCACGAGCTGCGCAAGCGCATCGCAGCCATCACCTAACGAGAAACTATACGGAAAGCCATTGACCCAGGCAATGCTCTCTCCCAGTTCAACTTGGTATTCTACGCCATTCACAACTACCTCGTGTTTATTGGTCTGCACACGAAAAGTCCGGCCATTGATCATCAGAGCATCCTCGCTCACTTCAATTGGATATTCTACCCCGTCAACCGTGAGCACGAAATGCTTCATCCACACCCCCAAATGCTATGCCTATCTCCACCTATGCCACATCCGCCCCGCCAGCTTCCACTGCGACACAGACGGTGAAGAAGCCGTCGTCACAGGTTCAGCCTTGCGCCGGGACAGAATGGCTGCCGCAATGGCTGCTACGGTTTCTTCATGGCTCTCGCCACGAGCACGACGTTCCAGAAAAGCACGTGCCACGCGAGGAAAGAGCGCGTAGGAAAGTATATCCTCTTCGCTTTGGGCCAAATCACCGATCTCCGCCACTGCTTTTTCATACCCAGGTTCTAGTAGGTCTGCTGGCCGGCATTCGATGGGCTGCTCGTCACCAAGGATGCGCTTCTTAACCTCCTCATCTATTGGCGCCGGCGGGCGGCCATACAAGCCCTTTACATACGCCTTCACTTCCTCTGGCACGATTTTATAACGTTCGCCAAGCAATACGTTCAGTGTAGCTTGCGTACCGACAATTTGGCTGGTCGGCGTCACCAGCGGTGGATAACCCAATTCGGCGCGCACACGTGGTACCTCGGCCAGGACTTCTTCGTAGCGGTTCAACGCATTTTGCTCTCGCAACTGCGCAACCAAGTTGGAAATCATGCCCCCTGGAATCTGGTACTGCAACACGCGCACATCTACCCCAGCCACTCCTCCTTCGAATTTGCTGTATTGCTTGCGCATTTCAGCAAAGTAGTTCGCAATCCTCGCCAGGAGCCCCAGATTGAGTCCAGTATCCCGTGGCCCTCCTTGGAGAATGCTAACCAGCACCTCAGTCGGCGGCTGAGAGGTGCTCAAAGCAAGGGAAGAGATCGCCGTATCCACAACGTCCACGCCAGCCTCGGCCGCCTTCAGATAGGCACTTGTGCCCATACCACTGGTGTAATGCGTATGCAGTTGCACAGGGACACGGAGCGCAGCCTTCAACCGACTAACCAGCTCAAAAGCAGCATATGGCGTGATCAAGCCAGCCATATCCTTGATGCAGATAGAATCGGCGCCCATGCTTTCCAACTCAATAGCCAACTCAACGAACCTGTCCAACGTATGAACGGGGCTTATGGTATAGCAAATGCTGGCCTGTACGTGCCCACCTACGCGCTTGGCAACGGTCATGGCCCAGGCCATGTTTCGTACATCGTTCAAGGCATCGAAAATGCGAAAAATGTCAATGCCATTCGCCTTGGCACGTACGATAAAGCGCTCCACGATGTCATCAGGATAGTGCCGATAACCAACGAGGTTCTGCCCCCGCAGCAGCATCTGGCACGGCGTGTGGGGCAAGTAAGCCTTGATCGTTCGCACCCTTTCCCACGGGTCTTCGCCCAAAAAGCGCATGGCTGCATCGAAAGTAGCGCCACCCCACATCTCTACAGAGTGATAGCCTACCGCATCAATCTGCTCCAAAACGGGCAACATATCCTTGAGCCGCATGCGCGTAGCCAACAAAGACTGGTGCGCATCGCGTAGGGTAGTATCGGTTATGTATAACGGTGCAGAACTCATCACTCTCCAAACTATTTACAGCGGGATATTGCCGTGTTTCTTGGGCGGATTGTGGTCGCGCTTGTTCTGCAGCATGTTGAGAGCATCAATGAGGCGAGGGCGCGTTTCGTGCGGTTCGATGATGTCGTCAATATAGCCACGCGCTGCCGCTACATAGGGATTGGCAAATCTGTCGCGGTACTCCTGTATGAGCACCTCACGCTTGGCATCAGGGTCTTCCGCTGCTGCAATTTCCTTGCGAAAGATGATGTTCACTGCCCCATCGGGCCCCATTACGGCGATCTCCGCACTGGGCCAAGCGTAGTTGATGTCCCCACGGATGTGTTTGGAACTCATGACATCGTAAGCGCCACCATACCCCTTGCGCGTGATCACCGTAATCTTGGGCACTGTAGCCTCGCAATAGGCATAGAGCAACTTGGCCCCATGACGGATGATACCCCCGTGTTCCTGGGCTATTCCCGGTAAAAACCCAGGCACATCTACGAAGGTGATCAGCGGGATATTGAAGCAATCGCAAAAGCGGACGAATCGTCCCGCCTTGACCGAAGAATCAATGTCCAGCACCCCAGCCAAGAAGGCTGGATTCTGCGCCACGATACCGACAGAATGGCCATTCAGCCGAGCGAAGCCAATGGTAATATTACGCGCCCAATGCTCTTGCACTTCGAAATAGTCCCCGTTGTCCACGACACGACGGATAATCTCGCGCATATCATAGGACTTGTTCGGGTTGTCCGGCACAATGGTGTCCAGTTCATCGTCCATGCGCAAAGGGTCATCCATCGGTCGCACCATGGGTGGATCCTCCATGTTATTCTGCGGAATAAAACTCAGCAGGCGTCTGACCAACTGCAGGCAATGCTCTTCATTTTCAGCCGCAAAGTGCGCCACGCCGCTTTTGGTATTGTGTGTCATCGCTCCGCCGAGTTCTTCAAAGGGGACATCTTCATGCGTGACCGCTTTGATTACCCCTGGCCCAGTAATGAACATGTGGCTGGTACCCTTCACCATCAGGATGAAATCGGTCAATGCAGGAGAATAGACCGCACCGCCTGCGCACGTGCCCATAATGGCAGAAATCTGGGGGATGACGCCAGAGGCCAGGACATTGCGCAGGAAAATCTCCGCATAACCACCCAGCGCCACCACGCCTTCTTGGATACGAGCGCCCCCGGAATCGTTGAGTCCAATCACTGGCGCTCCCACCTTCAGGGCCAAATCCATCACCTTACAGATTTTCTCGGCGTGAGCCTCGCCTAGCGAGCCACCAAACACGGTAAAATCTTGCGAGAAGACATATACCAACCGGCCATCAATCGTACCGTATCCTGTGACGACACCGTCGCCATAGGGACGCGTCTGCTCAATGCCAAAGCCAACTGCGCGGTGCCTCACGAACATGTCCAGTTCGCGGAAGCTGCCATGGTCCAGGAGCAAATCCAACCGCTCCCGTGCGGTCAACTTGCCTGCTGCATGTTGCTTGGCGATGCGTTCCTCTCCACCACCCTGCTTGGCTTCTTCCCTAGATTTGCGTAACTGTGCTATCTTAGGATCTACCGACATCGTCCCATGTCTCCATTTGCTGTCTATGACCCTGCCAGCAGTCAGGACCTTCTACTTCTCTTCTTCTTTCTTCCCTTTGGCTGTCGCGCGTTCAATATCACGGAATGTCATCTGGCCAGCAGTGGCACGGCGCTGCATCATGATGCTTAATCCCATAAGCGCCCGACCTACCTGGTCAACACCTGACTTGTCCTGCGCCTGCCGGAACAACGCTATGCTTTGCTGCAGGTACTCTGCTGCCTTGTCCAATTGCTCGGCGCTCATGTAGTGACAGGCAATATCATAGCAATGTTGCGCCTGGCCGCGCTTGTTCTGGAGACGTTGCTCAGCCCACAGACAGGTATGAAACCATTCCAGCGCTTTGTCCAACTCTGCGCAAGCCTGATACAAACGCCCAATGTCTTGTTCCACCATCAAAGCAGCATTGGTATGACCCAGTTTACGGTACAAATCTAGGCTCTGCTCATAATGATGCAATGCCTCTTCCGGTTGACCAAGCGACAGATATGCATCACCTGCTAGGTCCAAAAAGAGTGCCATCATCGCTTCGTTCATCGCGTTGCGTGCCAGACGCAAACCTTCCTGTGCGCAAGAGAGTGCCCGGGCATGATCGCCCTTTGCCCGATAAACGCCCAAGAGAATGCGCAGCGTGGTCAACTGAAGTTCTGGCATCGGGAAGCGCCTAGCCTCAGCAATCACTGACTGCAATTTCTCCGCAGCCTCATCCCACCGCTGCAGTTGGGTCAGGAGATAACCATGGCGAAAGGCAGCATGGCGGAAGTATTTCCTCTCTGCTTGTCCGACTTCTGCTATCTGGCATTTCTGGTACGCCTGCGCAGCTTGCTCAAGTTGCTTCATTTGCTCCAGTGCATAGCCTTTATAGTAGTACAGCTCTGCTTGCCGCGACGGATCATAGATGGCAGCCAGAGCTAGCACGGCATCCACAGTGGCTACTGCATCGGACCAATTTTGCCTTTTCAGCAGGTCGAGGACAGTCGCTAGCCCTTGCTCAACAAGATCTCGTTGGCTTACACGGAGTTCTCTCTGCCTGCGCTGCACTCTCTGTCGCATGAGCAGGAATAAGCCACAACCCAGCGCCAGAAAAGCCAGAACCACGAGCACCAGCCCCAGTTCACTCATAAACGTACCTCAGCAATAGCACGCGCGAGTATTTTACGCCCCCTTGTTTTTCTCTTGCCATAGCACAAGCTCGATTCCAGCCTGCTCCAGAAAGGAACGCGCTAGTTCGTCCGGATACGAATCAAAAGCAATCACCCTCTTGATGCCAGCATTGATGATCATTTTGGCACAAGTGATACAAGGCTGATGGGTGATATAGATATCTGCGCCAGCGACTGAAACGCCGTGCAGCGCCGCTTGAATGATGGCATTCTGTTCGGCATGCAGGCCTCGACAGATTTCCTGTCGTTCGCCCGAAGGGATGTGCAACTGCTCGCGCAGACAGCCTGTCTCGCTGCAGTGTGCAAATCCACTGGGAGCGCCATTGTAGCCCGTGGATAAGATACGCTTGTCTTTGACTATGACTGCTCCCACCTGGCGTCGCAGGCAAGTGGAACGCGTGGCCACCTGTCGAGTAATCTGCATAAAATACTCATCCCACGAGGGACGACCAGACATTAGGTCACCTGCTTCAGCACAAATTCTTTGAATGCTTGCGCCGTGATGGGCATTACTTCTTCGTACAACTGTAAAACACTCAAAGCGTACTGGCGATGCTCCCATTGGGCTGATGGGTGAATGCGTTTGGTCAACCAGTTCATCAAAGACCAGGCATTTACCGTCCAGATGAACTCGGTATACACTCCTAGCCCCAGGACAGCGCGCGCCCGTTCCTTCTTCCAACCTGCTGCGATAAGCCTCTCGTACAGGTCGAAACTGGCTTCCATGTGCCGTACATACTCTTCTACGTTCGACTCGTCAGAGGGCACATAGTACTCGCGACTGGCAGCGCAGTAGCGCAAGCTCCTCTCATTAAAGGAGCCAATACGGTGTCGCATCCATTGCCGGGCGACGAAAATAGGGCATTTGACTCCCCAACGGAAAACGGCATGCTCAAAAACCGTGTTGTGTTTCGGTTCGCTTCGCATCAGCCGCCTGATGAGGCGTATGTCATCCTCTGGACTTTGCGCGTGAGACTGATAACAAATTCGTGCCCCTCGGATAACGGCCTCATCGCCTCCCATGCAATCTTCCAGTTGTACCCAGCCTTTGTCTAGAACAGCAATACGC
Proteins encoded:
- a CDS encoding methylmalonyl-CoA mutase family protein, which translates into the protein MQDQETMASLAQAKDEWERTTLRDTLAKWPERYEQFITTSGAPVERLYTPLDIADLDYERDLGFPGQYPFTRGVHPTMYRGRLWTMRMFAGFGSAEETNARYKYLLAHGETGLSVAFDFPTLYGYDTDHPLAEGEFGKCGVAVSSLADMEILFDGIPVDEITTSMTINGPAAVIWAMYIAAAEKRGIPMAKLGGTIQNDILKEYIAQKSWLLPPEPSMRLIVDTFEFGSKYLPKWNTISISGYHIREAGATAAQELAFTLADGIAYVQAAIDRGLDVDTFAPRLSFFFNAHNDFFEEIAKFRAARRIWARVMRERFKAKDPRSWWLRFHTQTAGCSLTAQQPENNIVRTTIQALAAVLGGTQSLHTNSMDEALALPSEVAVRIALRTQQIIAHESGVANSVDPLAGSYLVESWTNRLEREAYEYFDKIEALGGVIPAIEQGFFQREIAASAYRYQREIEEHRRIVVGVNEYQMDEPLSIPLLKLDPEGERRQRERLARVRRERDNRLLQQRLEALRRAAKGTENLMPYILDAVRAYGTLGEICDVLREVFGEYREPVII
- a CDS encoding methylmalonyl-CoA carboxyltransferase, yielding MSVDPKIAQLRKSREEAKQGGGEERIAKQHAAGKLTARERLDLLLDHGSFRELDMFVRHRAVGFGIEQTRPYGDGVVTGYGTIDGRLVYVFSQDFTVFGGSLGEAHAEKICKVMDLALKVGAPVIGLNDSGGARIQEGVVALGGYAEIFLRNVLASGVIPQISAIMGTCAGGAVYSPALTDFILMVKGTSHMFITGPGVIKAVTHEDVPFEELGGAMTHNTKSGVAHFAAENEEHCLQLVRRLLSFIPQNNMEDPPMVRPMDDPLRMDDELDTIVPDNPNKSYDMREIIRRVVDNGDYFEVQEHWARNITIGFARLNGHSVGIVAQNPAFLAGVLDIDSSVKAGRFVRFCDCFNIPLITFVDVPGFLPGIAQEHGGIIRHGAKLLYAYCEATVPKITVITRKGYGGAYDVMSSKHIRGDINYAWPSAEIAVMGPDGAVNIIFRKEIAAAEDPDAKREVLIQEYRDRFANPYVAAARGYIDDIIEPHETRPRLIDALNMLQNKRDHNPPKKHGNIPL
- a CDS encoding FAD-dependent thymidylate synthase, with translation MRRIAVLDKGWVQLEDCMGGDEAVIRGARICYQSHAQSPEDDIRLIRRLMRSEPKHNTVFEHAVFRWGVKCPIFVARQWMRHRIGSFNERSLRYCAASREYYVPSDESNVEEYVRHMEASFDLYERLIAAGWKKERARAVLGLGVYTEFIWTVNAWSLMNWLTKRIHPSAQWEHRQYALSVLQLYEEVMPITAQAFKEFVLKQVT
- a CDS encoding dCMP deaminase family protein; translated protein: MSGRPSWDEYFMQITRQVATRSTCLRRQVGAVIVKDKRILSTGYNGAPSGFAHCSETGCLREQLHIPSGERQEICRGLHAEQNAIIQAALHGVSVAGADIYITHQPCITCAKMIINAGIKRVIAFDSYPDELARSFLEQAGIELVLWQEKNKGA
- a CDS encoding pyruvate/oxaloacetate carboxyltransferase produces the protein MSSAPLYITDTTLRDAHQSLLATRMRLKDMLPVLEQIDAVGYHSVEMWGGATFDAAMRFLGEDPWERVRTIKAYLPHTPCQMLLRGQNLVGYRHYPDDIVERFIVRAKANGIDIFRIFDALNDVRNMAWAMTVAKRVGGHVQASICYTISPVHTLDRFVELAIELESMGADSICIKDMAGLITPYAAFELVSRLKAALRVPVQLHTHYTSGMGTSAYLKAAEAGVDVVDTAISSLALSTSQPPTEVLVSILQGGPRDTGLNLGLLARIANYFAEMRKQYSKFEGGVAGVDVRVLQYQIPGGMISNLVAQLREQNALNRYEEVLAEVPRVRAELGYPPLVTPTSQIVGTQATLNVLLGERYKIVPEEVKAYVKGLYGRPPAPIDEEVKKRILGDEQPIECRPADLLEPGYEKAVAEIGDLAQSEEDILSYALFPRVARAFLERRARGESHEETVAAIAAAILSRRKAEPVTTASSPSVSQWKLAGRMWHRWR
- the cobO gene encoding cob(I)yrinic acid a,c-diamide adenosyltransferase codes for the protein MPLKRGLIQVYTGDGKGKTTAALGLALRAAGHGLRIYIVQFMKGWPHYGELVSLAALPNITLVQFGRPDFVDREHPDPRDIHLAQEAYQHSLDVLANGQYDVVILDEINVALDYGLISLEQMLALLDAKPPHVELVLTGRNAHPQVVKRADLVTEMREVKHPYRLGIEGRKGIEY
- a CDS encoding biotin/lipoyl-binding protein, with amino-acid sequence MKHFVLTVDGVEYPIEVSEDALMINGRTFRVQTNKHEVVVNGVEYQVELGESIAWVNGFPYSFSLGDGCDALAQLVQLMAQDDAAAMALSQPAMQSNHALTAVMPGRVLRVLVKEGDDVQVGDVLCVLEAMKMENELRAQAAGTVQQVLVKPGQSVKAGELLILFEEAACLSSEA
- a CDS encoding cobalamin B12-binding domain-containing protein, with product MLFGQSHWHGEAIGYRLKHDNHQPFAIGGFIVGERKIRVLIAKPGLDGHDRGAKVVARALRDAGMEVIYTGLRQTPEMIAQAALQEDVDVVGLSILSGAHMTLVPRVMQLLKQYGLEDVVVFVGGIIPDEDVPALRQLGVKGIYGPGAALWDIIQAIRQEVESRG
- a CDS encoding tetratricopeptide repeat protein — encoded protein: MSELGLVLVVLAFLALGCGLFLLMRQRVQRRQRELRVSQRDLVEQGLATVLDLLKRQNWSDAVATVDAVLALAAIYDPSRQAELYYYKGYALEQMKQLEQAAQAYQKCQIAEVGQAERKYFRHAAFRHGYLLTQLQRWDEAAEKLQSVIAEARRFPMPELQLTTLRILLGVYRAKGDHARALSCAQEGLRLARNAMNEAMMALFLDLAGDAYLSLGQPEEALHHYEQSLDLYRKLGHTNAALMVEQDIGRLYQACAELDKALEWFHTCLWAEQRLQNKRGQAQHCYDIACHYMSAEQLDKAAEYLQQSIALFRQAQDKSGVDQVGRALMGLSIMMQRRATAGQMTFRDIERATAKGKKEEEK